AGCCTTTCCCTTCTGGATTTTCCCCTCCTCTGCCAAGTGGGTCTGGCAGCCTCCAGGTgtgctgccagcccctgcctgccctCACCAGCAGCGTttgccccacagctgagccctgcaggcTGCCGCTGGACGAGGGGGACTGCCAGCGCTATACCCTGCGGTGGTACTACAACCAAAGAGTCACCGAGTGCCGGCCCTTTGTCTACAGCGGCTGCCAGGGCAACCTCAACCGCTTCGACAGCAAGGAGGAGTGTGAGCTGCACTGTGGGCAGCGCCCAGGGACAGGTAAGCAGAGCTTGGCACAGCTACCGGCACCAGCAGCATCTCCACCTTGTGCCGTGGGCTCAGTGATGTGGAGCTGGGGGGACAGCGCTGCTCCCCCACCTCAGCTCTGACAGCACCTTGCTTCTCTCCACAGATTCCCACGGCAGTGCCGGTGGCAAGGTGGCAGGGCAGCCAAAGGTGTAGGTGCAGACAGTGTCTCggcaggcagggctgcctgGAAGTGGGGCCCTGCTGCCGCCCCGGCCGGGGCTGGGCTGCCCACAGTGGCAGCAGCCATGTacccaccagccccagcaggaacCTGGTGCTATTTCTAACCTGTCTTTATGCTGCTCATGGGTTTTCCATTTCATATCAGTTTATTGTCATTAAGGTGAAAGTTATATCAAATGGGAAACTGCCTCCCACCAAGGCTCTGAACCCCCTGTTCTACTGGGCTGTTCtcagtttgatttttaaattatttgttgcCAACAGAATGTTTCTTAGTTCTGTTCCCTCCCTCTGGAAGAAGAGCTGAGACTTGGCACAGTTGGGCTCCCTCCGCTCCCCTCCCATAATGCCCTTGTACACTTTCCTGGCCTCACagacccccaaactccctctctgctccccgctgtctgctgggagagctgcccaCATCCTTGTGCCAGGCAGTGCCTCCCTGCACATCCCTCACCCCCACCCTGCAATGAGCTCCATCTGAATAAATTTCACCTTAACCTCAACTAGGGCCCAGTTCCCCTTTTGTGGCTGCAATGGTTTGGCAATGACCTGTGGTGAGACTGGAGGCTCTTCCCGTGTGCTACCCTGCAGCTCACACgcctgccagcagcacatctgCCTTTAATCTGGGGGAATCTCACCTGCACCCCCAGGCCTGTCAGGGAAACCCTGAGGATGGTGCTATGTTAGAAGAGGTTCCTGCTCGCCCACGCTTACTCTCAAAGGCTTTGTGAAAGTGATGTCGGCTGCCAGGGTTGCAGCTCCCCCAtccccagggctgagcagggacaagccCTTCACTGCCCCAGagccccaggggctgtgggagggcTTTGTGGCCCCCACACGTACTGCTGTTCTCTGTATTTCTATATACAGCAAATGTATATGTGTACCAATGCAGGGGGGATTTCTATTAAAGCTGTGCTCACAGGGAGATGTTACACTTCTTGGCACGTTGCTGGAGATGCTTGGGAAGTTTGGGGACAGCTCTTGGCTCAAGCAtgccccctgcccaccccagctgggctgcccttttccagcttcccgCTGCTGTCAGTGCTGGCTGAGTTCCTCACCCCTTCCAGGGAGCCCAgtgctccatccctgtgcccaaCACGTGCCCAGCTGATGCAAGCCAGGCCATGACCCCCTGTCCAGGCCCTGACGTGTCAGCACGTGAGTCTGTGGTGCTGCATGATGTACTGTGTGAATCAGTGCTGCCAGCTAATTTTGGCTACTGGGTGTGAGttcctggctgtccctgggaggaggaacagagctggcattatttctgttccctgctctcctggggaaaGTGGCATAGGATGGGTCACCCATTGGTTCAGACCACGGGGGTAGGCAGATCCCCAGTGGTCTGAACCCTGGGCACCCTGACTCCTGGCCCTGGCCAGCCCATGGGGCTGAGCACCCACAACTGAGTGACCACCCAGCCTAAGAGACTTGGGATACTCCCACAGTCCCTTTCTATATGCAAAACCCTTGTATATGGGGCTCACCCCACAGCAATGCCTACAGGCTGCTAACCACCTTGGGCAgctggcagaggggctgagccAGACTGGACAAAGGTCCCTGCAAACCAGTGGTGTCCCAGTTGAAATGCATTAAGGTGAGCTTCAAGCCACTGGTGTCCTCCAGACCAGTGGCCAAAGCAGTGCTTGGGTTTGGCACAGCAGGGAGGTGACATGCCTCTAGATGTGTCCTCCATGTGGCCAGGGAGTCTGTCAGGGCACAATGCCAGACTGGTACCAGGAGCTGTCCGGGGCCTTGTGAGACACAATGCCCAGAGGGCTGCCCATGATCCCTGGCTGGCAGCAGTATGCATGTTCTCTCCCTTCCTTGAGTGATTACCAAGCctgacaggagcagggaggcCTAATTAGATTGAGAAAAAACACCTTGCCAATCAAACATGAAACAATTACAACTGAGCTGTCCTAGGTTCCCTCTAAGTGCAGCTGGTGGAGCTGCAAGGGGGCACACACCCACCCACATCCTGGAATGACTTCATCTGCTATTAgacaaaatgtattaaaaacatTTCCACACTtgcccccctccccttccccccatCACCGTCACCCCCTCTGCGGGTCAGAggtggagctgggacaggataagagccagggcttggcagggagcagagcaaatCCCCAGCTTGTGGTCTCTGCACCCTGGGAGCACTGCCTGAACATCACGGAGACGAGGACCTGCTGCAAATGGTGAGGCTGTGCCCTCAGTGGTGCTTTTCAGGGGCTTTTAGCTGAGAAATAGATTGCAGGGGGTTAGATGCTTTTAATTCTTCACTTTGCAGCAAGTTAACCACTTCTGGCTGCCTGCTTTGGTACTTTCCAAAGGGTTTCACCCAGATACCCTGCTGGGTGACTGATTTGGGGAAGCTATACAGCAGGATTTGTGCAGCATCCCTGCACCTGCTCTGACCCCCACCCTGTAGCACAGATCCTGCAATCCCTGGGGCCCTCCCTGTGACCAGggtgagggatgggatggagaaagTTGCTGTGGCTTGATACAACTCAGGACGTGGTCAGTCTCCTGCCCTTGTCACCCCACACAATATGCTGTGTATTTTAGTCTGAGTGGCTTGTGTCCCTCCTTGATGGGTGGATTTTGCCCCAAAGAGCCCAGCAACACAGTGGGGAATGGCATCTTCCAGGGAAGGTGTGGGAGGAAGAAAGCCCCACAGCTTGCCCAGCCATGAAACCCCAGGGATTTCCCTGGCCAAAGGGCAGGAATAGGTTGGGGAGCAGGCACAGTACTTTGGCAGTCACCCACCTGTGCAGGATTGTCACCTTCCCTGGGTGACAAAGGGCTGAAGGGTGTGAAGTTGAGGGCACAGCTAGCAtctggctgggggctgtgtgAAAGGACAAGGACACCCAGGTGATTTGCTTCCCATGTCCCCTATAGcctccccaaaactccccaccCTGTTCAAGAGGGTTAAAATCAGGTTGTAATAATGAAGGGTTCCTGAAAGGAGGGTGAAgccccaccagctgctgcagggagtgGAGGGCGTCTGTGGGTGACACCCAGGTGGGGACGTGTCCTGCCCGGGGGGCTGTGGGGCCAGGACAGGGTGATGGGGGTGATGCTCAGCACCAGCCACGTGCTCCCCACAGGCACTCCCAGCCACGCTGCGAGGCAGGATGCTGCTCACCTTCCTGGTGGTCCTTGGGGCACCAACGAGAGCCCAGAAGAGACCAAGCCGTGAGTGGCTCCCGCCAGCCCCCCGAGCTGTGGATGGAGAGAAGCTGATGAGACAGGAAACCGCCAGCGATAACAAGATGCTGCCAGGTCTCTCCAAAATGAGGAGGGGTGACGATGGCTCTGGGGCAGGGTCTCATCTGGACAAAGCTGCCCTGCCACTGCTAGCGGGATCAGAAAGACAAGCACTGCCCTGGCTGATCAGCCCAGCCACCAaaagagctgctcccaggaaaaaggggaggaaggtgtccctgtcactCGATGTCCACACTCACTTACTGAAAATCCTGCTCGACCTGGCCAGAGAGAAGGAACTGCAGGCCAAGGCAGCTGCCAATGCCGAGCTGATGGCCCGCCTCGGGCGCAGGAGATAAACTCCTGGCTGGGCTATagcagggctggagagggcagcggggctgcctggggcacaggcagagggaaGCGTGGAGTGGTATTAGTGTGTCTGCAGGGGACTGTGGCCAGGGCACCTCATCCGCCCAGTCCCAGTGCCCATGACACAAGCAGCAGCCATAGGAGGATTTGGTTTAATAACTATCACCTCTGCACCACTGGAGAAGATACAGCTGGGCTTACCTAGGCCAGTGCTTGAGCACAGCTggtcccagccccaggcactaCAGGGATTTCTGTGCTTGGCTTTGCTCCCTGCTCATCCACCACTGAGATGTCTCCAAAGGGGCTGCATCCATCCAGGCAGCTTTTCCTGGGTGCTTCTTCTCTCTGGCTGACTGAAGCACACAAAATCCTCCACAAAGCTTGGACAAGCCTCAAACCCAGAGTTTTGAGTGAGCATGCACAATAAAATGTGGCGTCAAATACAACCTGTTGTGCTTTATACCTGTTTTGCACCCCTTTACACTCCCATTTTGTGTTCCCTTTTCCCGGAGATGCTGTGAAGGCATGTGCTTGGCCAGGGCCAGCATGGGAGGTCATTAAATTCCAAATGAGGGGTCAGACCTTGTACCAACAGTGGAGCCAACCCCTGGACCAGGGAGCCCACAGCAGTTCTGAGCGTACAGGGAAATCATGTTGTgccactggagctgctgctttcagcacagctgggagatAAGAGCAGTGAGGAGCAGAGTGCAGCCTCCCTGTGCAAAGTACAGGGTGGTGCAAGCGAGGCAGAGGCCGGGGGACACCTGCAGGAGGGCCACTGGAGCTGGTGGGGGACACAGCCATGCTCTTTGAAGAGTACCTGCTGCAGGGTGAGTGAGCTCTTCCACTGTGGAGTGAGCACTGGCTACGGGAAAGGGGCAGAAGCAACTGGGGTGACCCCACATTCCATGGGAGGGCCAGATTTCAGGAAGGGATCTGCCAGCAGATGGTGGGTTGGGGTGAGGTGGCAAGGTTGGGTAAAAGGTACTTTGCCATCCCTGAGGCTCAGGTGATGCCTGGGAAGTGCCTGGCCCCTTGAAATACCCCCTTGCAGCCACTGGGTGTGTGCTGTGAGGCTGAGCCCGGAGTCTGTGGTCCAGGGTAGAGACAGGGTGCCAGTAGCAGTGGGGGACAGGGGTCAAAGGAAGACCTTCCAGTCTCTGTGCATCCAAGTGGAacaccccagggctggcagcctaAGGGACAACTGTCCATCCCCCAGAAGAGggttctcccctgccacccaCAATTGTTCCTGGAACCCTGAGCCTGCCAGGATGTCCCTTCCATGCACTGTACCAATGTCTCACCTGTCTTCCCCGAATCCCAGCATGCGCCCACTCTTCAGCCCCTTCTGCCCCTAGTGTCCCCTTATCTCCCCAGTGCCCTTCCTCTGCCCAGTTTAGGGATCCCAGTGCCACACCCACCACCAGTGTTTCCCCCGGTACCAGTGCCTCCTGCCCCATGCCCAGTGCTCTCCGCAGCCCCAGATGTACCGAGCGGCGTCCCGGGGTCCCCGCCAGCCCCAGATGTACCGAGCGGCGTTCCGGGTCCCCGCCAGCCCCAGATGTACCGAGCGGCGTTCCGGGGTCCCCGCCAGCCCCAGATGTACCGAGCGGCGTTCCGGGTCCCCGCCAGCCCCAGATGTACCGAGCGGCGTTCCGGGGTCCCCGCCAGCCCCAGATGTACCGAGCGGCGTTCCGGGGTCCTCTCCAACCCCAGCGGCCCCAGCGCTGACCCCGACCCCAGACCCCCGCCAGCGCCGCCTCCGCCAATCAGAGCGCGCCATTGCCGattggccccgccccctcctgTCAGTCACGGCTCCGCGCCACGCCCCGGACACGTCTGGGGGGCGGTTCCGCGCCTGCGCAGTGCGGCGGCCGCAGTAACAGTGACAGGCTGGCAGGAAAGGGCGGGGGCAGGAAGaggcggtgccggtgccgggaCCAGGATTGGGATTGAGACCGGGGTCTAGTTCTAGGCTGGAACTGCCACTGCCACGGGACGGGAGGGTTCCAGCGACGGGCCGCTCGGTAGCACCATGCTGAAGAAGTTCGACAAGAAGGACGAGGAGTCGGGTGAGGGGAGGCCGGGGGCGCTGTGAGGGAAGAGACCCCTCTGTGGGTACGGAGGGGATTGGTGAGGGGGGACCCCTTCGTGGCTACGGGGAGGGCTGTGAGGGAAGAGAGCCCTGCTGTGGAAATGAGGGGATCTGTGAAGGGGGCACCCCCAAggaagctgggaggggaggcTCGGTGCTGGTTTGACAGCGGGGGCTTGTTGGTGTGCATAGAACGCAGTGGGAAGCACTATGAAAGCACCATAGGAACACCAGGGCAGTCTGCTGCCTCCttctcacagctgcagccagaggctAAACTGGTTGCATCGGCACTGCACACCGAGGTTACCTGCCACATCACCAGCTGCAGAACCTGAGACTAAACTGAGCATATTAGCCCTGTTCACGGCTGCCCAGCTCGCGAACCAGGTGCTATAGCCAGGTGGAATCCAATTCATTGTTTCTGACCCCACAATCACTGCTGCTTTCAATGGATCAGAAAATCTGAGAGCACCAAGGAAACATGAAGTGACTGCCTGACTTTTCAAAACTTTAGGCTGGTTAGTAAGGAAGAGGTTGATATCTTACGGGGTGTGTAATTCAGGTGGAAGCAATGCATCATAAGACAGCGTTTCCTTTCATAGTTTAGTTTTGTGGTATCTTACCATCTTGCTATGAAGCTTTCCACACAGCTTGCTCTACATAACAAATCAGTGTGTCCTAAAGC
The genomic region above belongs to Poecile atricapillus isolate bPoeAtr1 chromosome 9, bPoeAtr1.hap1, whole genome shotgun sequence and contains:
- the LOC131582048 gene encoding urocortin-3-like — encoded protein: MALPATLRGRMLLTFLVVLGAPTRAQKRPSREWLPPAPRAVDGEKLMRQETASDNKMLPGLSKMRRGDDGSGAGSHLDKAALPLLAGSERQALPWLISPATKRAAPRKKGRKVSLSLDVHTHLLKILLDLAREKELQAKAAANAELMARLGRRR